The following are from one region of the Epinephelus fuscoguttatus linkage group LG11, E.fuscoguttatus.final_Chr_v1 genome:
- the LOC125897419 gene encoding zinc finger protein with KRAB and SCAN domains 2-like, with translation MAEVPRKVHFWKDDESVLMLTLLKELNILKYVDGRKTRNGDLFKKVAEQMKEGGFTQTPEQICIRWKHLKKTYYQARKNNSTIGHNQVTCPFGNALEELLGPRPLSQVDHHGVDIGFESPLDTSVQEAGGLDEMEEMATEAADGSEETETDTASRPQTLHLLRPSGRRRHVANIDTVLERIQATWMQ, from the exons ATGGCAGAAGTTCCAAGGAAAGTTCATTTTTGGAAAGACGACGAGTCTGTGCTCATGCTAACCCTGCTGAAGGagttgaacattttaaaatacgTGGACGGGAGAAAAACCAGAAATGGAGACCTCTTCAAAAAGGTTGCTGAACAAATGAAAGAAGGTGGCTTCACGCAGACCCCAGAGCAAATCTGCATTCGGTGGAAACACTTGAAAAAAACTTACTACCAGGCCAGGAAAAACAACAGTACAATTGGCCACAATCAGGTCACTTGTCCGTTTGGTAATGCGCTTGAGGAGCTGCTCGGACCCAGGCCTTTGTCTCAAGTCGACCATCATGGTGTGGACATTGGTTTTGAGAGTCCCTTAG ACACTTCTGTGCAAGAGGCGGGGGGCTTGGATGAAATGGAGGAGATGGCGACGGAGGCAGCCGACGGGTCTGAAGAAACAGAGACTGATACCGCCAGCAGACCTCAAACTCTGCATTTACTGA GACCATCAGGAAGGAGACGCCATGTTGCCAACATCGACACGGTGCTGGAGCGGATTCAGGCAACCTGGATGCAGTAA